One segment of Choloepus didactylus isolate mChoDid1 chromosome 15, mChoDid1.pri, whole genome shotgun sequence DNA contains the following:
- the LOC119509780 gene encoding histone H3.3A-like, which yields MARTKQTARKSTGGKAPRKQLATKAARKSAPSTGGVKKPHRYRPGTVALREIRRYQKSTELLIRKLPFQRLVREIAQDFKTDLRFQSAAIGALQEASEAYLVGLFEDTNLCAIYAKRVTIMPKDIQLARRIRGERA from the coding sequence ATGGCTCGTACAAAGCAGACTGCCCGCAAATCGACCGGCGGTAAAGCACCCAGGAAGCAACTGGCTACAAAAGCCGCTCGCAAGAGTGCGCCCTCTACTGGAGGGGTGAAGAAACCCCATCGTTACAGGCCTGGTACTGTGGCACTCCGTGAAATTAGACGTTATCAGAAGTCCACTGAACTTCTGATTCGCAAACTTCCCTTCCAGCGTCTGGTGCGAGAAATTGCTCAGGACTTCAAAACAGATCTGCGCTTCCAGAGTGCAGCAATTGGTGCTTTGCAGGAGGCAAGTGAGGCCTATCTGGTTGGCCTTTTTGAAGACACCAACCTGTGTGCTATCTATGCCAAACGTGTAACAATTATGCCAAAAGACATCCAGCTAGCACGCCGCATACGTGGAGAACGTGCTTAA